CCCGAAAACAGTCAGGATGTGCGAAACGAGGATTACTTTTCAAAACGAGGAGAGGTGCACTTCCAAACCTTTTGGAATAAGCTCGGGCCGATGGAGCATTGGCAGGAGTTGCAGAGCCTGGAGAAAGGCTGCACGTATCTCGCTTTTAACCTGAATCGCCCAGGCCCACAACAAGATATCGTATTCCGGCAAGCGCTGGATCGTCTTATCGTGCGCGAGAAAATGATTACGGAGCTGCGCGGCAATCGGTATGCGCCTGCTTACGGATTTTTACCTGAAAACAAGGATGTGCCTGGTGGTGGAGTGGCCTGGGATGGGGATTTCAAAGACTGGCATGATCATCAACCGATACAGTTGTTTACGTACGAAGGGGCAGGCAACGAAAATAATGCGGAATGGTTACGGCAGCATTTGGCGGATGAGGGCATTCGAGTTGAAGTGACTGTCCTGCCGATTGAGGAATTGAAGAAGTCAGAGGTCATTCAGCAGGCAGATATGGTGGTTGCGGGAGAGGTTTTTGATGAACAGTGGGAGTTTGGGATGGTGGAGTTCTTTAAGTCGGATATCAGCTTTTCGCGGCAGTTGTGGAGCCCTGTCTTGCGGGAGCAAATCGATTATGAGCTGGACGCCTTGATGCTGGAGAGGGATGTGACAGGGCAGCGTCATCACTTGCAGGAGGTCGAGAGACTGCTGCGTGAGCAGTGCGCGATGCTGTTTTTATACCATACGCGTCAGCATTCTGCTTACCATTCGGCTCTGGCCGGTGTTTCGTTGAATGCGCTTGGTCTTGTTGATTACAAAAATATTTGGTTTCGGCAGTAATTGTGGAAGATGAGTCTGTCACAGCGCCTCTGGTTGCGCTATGATAAGGCTTACGCGTCAAAAGGCGGAGGGGAAAGTATGAAACGATTTCGATTTGATCAGCAAGTAGGCAAAACGATTGATCGCTATAATTCCGTCCATGCGACGATTTCTCGTGTTATGCGCACGCCGAATTCCGTTTCGATAGGATGTATCCATTTGGAGGCGGGTGGGATTGTCGGTTATCATCCGGCGCCTTGCCCTCAGCTTTTTCTCGTGGTGAATGGTGAAGGCTGGGTACGTGGAGAAGGTACAGAGCGCATCCCGATCCAGAGTGGTCAGGCGGCATTCTGGATCACAGGTGAAGGGCATGAATCAGGCAGTGAAACCGGAATGACAGCCATTGTGATTGAAGGAGATGGGCTTGATCCAGAGAGCTTCATGTCCTTATTGGAGACGTAGCATCCGTATGTATGATGGTATTGGTTTGCCATTCCACCAACCGTACATAAGCTCCCCAGATTACCCAAGAAAGACGGTGTGAAAGGCAAATGACATGGAAAACACATATGGTACTCGGTGCCATTGCAGGCTACTGCGCCTACCCTTCGTGGAAGGGCAGTGTTATTGGTGCAACGATGGCACTAGTACCCGATATCGATCAAGCAAATAGCAAGCTCGGAAACTTGATGGGACCTTTGTCCAAAATGCTGCAAAAAGGATTCGGTCATCGTACGGTTACGCACTCTTGGGTGATTTTATTCCTTCCGTTCCTGCTGTTCGGCGATTCTTTGGCTGCCATGGCAGGACTTTGGGGGATTTTGTCCCATTTGATCAGCGATATGCTGGTGGGACGCATTCAGTTATTGTGGCCGTTGCGAGTGGGATGGCTCGGCATTCCGGTGTCCAAGTCGATGTATCGGATTGTGGATCGAATCGTGTTTTATGTAGCGATTGTGTATATTGTGATCAAAGGTTATCAGTAAGAAGAATGGAAATGGAGAAAGGGCCTCCCCTCAGGAGGTCCCCCTATTTATTGTAATCGGAATATTTAGAACAGATCGTGATTTGAATAAAAAAGCTGACATCGGTTTAGCACCGATGCCAGCTTGCTAGTTGCTACTATGAGCAAATTCTTCTTTTTACGAAACAATTAAGGCATCATGAACTGTTGCACGAGCTCAGCGTTTTCATTCATGAATTTATCTGCGTTTTGCATGACTTCTTGTTGCGCTTCCATCATTTGTTGGTCAGTCACTGTAGCGAAATTGATGGAGTTGTCAGCAGTCATAGCTGGAATTTCCAGTGCTTTGCCAAATTCTGCTTTGGACTTCAGCTTGAAGCTAAAGCCTTTTGGCATATCTGGAGTAGGGTTCGAGAACTTCACTTTTACTGTGCCGTCAGAATCTACACCATTGTCCGTCTTTGTCTCGTTCATGGTAACATTACCGGTCAGAGCAACAGGGTTGGAGGAATATTCGTCTGCCACTACGAGTGCAAAGTCATAGTTTCCGGTTGTTTTCTTGTCTTGCTTGGTTGTCTCAAAAGTGGTCGAGAGGTCCAGAATTGGCTGGTCGGTCTCTTTCATCAGGATGCTGAACTTGCCCTTTGTCTTGTCTTTTTCTTCTGTTGCTTTGTAGGTTAAGGACATTTCGCCACTTTGCTGGTCAGACAGGTTGTGCAGGGAGTAACGGTAGTACGTTTCAGCGCCTTTATCGTAAGAAACACTGCTGTAGACCAATTGATCTTTTTTCTCTTTGTCATCGACCAAGAGCTTGCGGGACAAGATTTGATGATCGCTATTCACGAGCACGACCATTCTCAATTGCTCAGTTGATTTGGCGTCTGTATCTTTTGTATCCTTGATGATGTCATCGAAGGTTTGCTCGTAATTTTTCTTGAATTCTTCTTTGCTGATTTCTTCTACTTTGTAGCCGCTGTCGAGCATCAGCGTAGCCACATTGTGGTAGCGGCTGTAGATCAGGTCAAAGAGCTTTTGGTCAGCTTTTGCTTTCTCTGCAATTTGCTTCGACAGAGCCGCGCCTTCTTGGGCGTTGAAAGTAACGGTGATCTCACGTGCATCTTCCTTGAGTCCTTCTTCAGAGAAAGAAACGTCTTTTTTGATGCTTACCTGGCTGTCTTTGATGTTGTCAGCGTACAGCAAGGCATACGGAGTCATGACCGTTTTGAGTTCATCCTGGTTAAAATTGATTGCTTTATACAAATCGCTATAGGTTACGAAGCGCTTCGGCAGTTCTTCGCCGCCCAGCTTTTCCTTAAGTGCATCGCGATCCTTCAGGTCCATATAAGCGTATTTAGAGTAAAACTCCGGCAGCTTGAAGCCCATAACAGAATCATTCATGAAGTACTCAAGAGTAGCCAGCTTTTTATCTTGTAGGTGAACTTCCAGGTTCCCCGATTGTTGATTTTTCTGTTCATCGATGTTGCTTTGCATCACGAGCTTCGCTTTGCCCAGCATGTCGAGAATTTTTTGTGCTTGCGGGTCTGGGATGGTGGCATCTAAAGCAATATCACTCAACTCAGTGGTGGAGTGAACTGGTTTTTCCAGGTATGGCTTCATGTAGTCTTGGTATTCCCCGTAAGCTTTGGATACGTCGCTAGAAAACTTCATCATGCTTTCCGCTTCCGCCTGCAGGTAAATCGTTTTTGCACTCTTAAACAGATCGTACTTGGCATAGGCGGTCCCTAAACCACCCAGCACAACGACAGCCGCTGCCCCCGCGATCAGCCATGCTTTTTTCTTGCTTTTGCGCGGTGGGTTCACGTTTGTTGCAGTTTCCATCTTTTCTCTCCCCTTTTGCTCTCTCTCTTTGCTGAATCCAATGTGCGTAATGATTTTGCGCACTCGATTTTGTATTGTACCATAAGGAGGAAGAAGCAGAACGATTTCCAGTAAATTTCTTCAAAAATGAGGAAGAAAGACCCAAAAAGTTGCATTCTTCCTACTTTTGTATGCATATAGAACAAAGAAAAAGCGACAGCAGGGGGGAGATCACATGGATTTTCGCGTGCTGCAAACGTTTATGGTGGCGGCCACGACAGAAAATTTTCACCAGACAGCAGAAGCGTTGTTCATTGCGCAGCCTACTGTCAGCCAACATATACGACAATTGGAAAAGGAATTGGGGATCAAGCTGTTTGAACGGGTTGGCAAGCGCGTTCGGTTAACGGCTGCGGGCAAACGCTACCTGCCACATGCAAAAGGACTTCTCCAACAGTGGCATAACAGTATGGAAGACTTGCAGGCCTGGAGACAAGGCTATCGGGAAAAGCTTCAACTGGCTGTTTCCCCGATTATCGCCCGTGCTCGTTTTTCCCATTTGCTGCATCGTTACACCAAGCTCTATCCCGATGTAGATATCTCGATTAAAATTGTTGACTCCGTGGAGATTGGCCCGCTGGTTCAAAATGGACAGGCTGATCTGGGCTTAACCCGGATGGTGCCAGGAGAATTTCAGTTGTCTACTTATCTTTTGTACGAAGATCCTATTGTTTTTGCAGTCCCTCACAGCGGTGGAGATATGGAGGCGCCCTTGCCTGATTGGGAGCAAGAGGTGCAATCGAATCGTCTGCTGACCCATAATCACCCGGGTTACTGGGATGAGTTGCTGTTGCTTTTGCGTCAGAGGGGGCTTTCCTTGCGTACGATGGCTGTTTCGCAAGTAGACATTACAAAGCGATTCATCGAGGATGGATTGGGCGTTTCCTTTTTGCCTCGGACGGCTGTCGATCGGGATTTATTTGAAAACCGCTTTATTGAACTTCCCACACCTGGCCTCGTTTTGCCAAAGGTTGCTTCTTATTTGCTGGTACCGAAAGCAGGAATCAGCGAGCCAGCGCAGCATTTTATGGAAATCCTGCATTCCTTGTATCCACCGATGCCGCTTGTTCAGCCAGGGGGACGGACATAGAAGATAACAAGCCTGTAAGGTAGATGTAAGGTGAATCGATAGTTTTGATGAGCATATGTATCCTATACTGAACCCTGCTTAAAGACAGCAGGAGGGAATGACGAGTATGCAGCAGGCTGAACCAATCACTCAGAAGGATCGGATTTATTCTATTGATATTGTAAGGGGATTGGCATTGTTCGGGATTTTGCTGGTCAACTTGCCTAGCTTTATCATGTATTCGGAAGACGTTCCTATGCCAGTAGAGGCGGGGATCGATGCGTGGATCCGCTTGAGCTATGATTTATTCATTCAAACGAAGTTTTTCGGGATCTTTTCGTTTCTGTTTGGCTTAGGTTTTTACATTTTCATGTCACGGGCTGAACAGCGTGGACAAAAAGTATTTCGTCTCTTCAGCAGACGATTGTTCGCGATGTTTGCCTTTGGTGTGATTCACATCATTATTTGGTTTGGGGATATTTTGACAGTGTACGCGCTACTCGGCTTTTTACTGATGCCATTTTATCGAAGAAAGTCTTCTACGATTCTAGCATGGGCAGCCAGTCTGGGAGGAGTGTACATGCTCACTCAAGGCGTGGCACTTGTACAGACGCTCAATGGTCAGGAAGTCTATCCGTTTGTAGCATCACTCCAGACGACATTGATACCGATCTTTGTGATGTTTCTGTTTGGTTTGTATGCGGGAAAACGCGGTTTGATTGCTCAAATTCGCGAGCATAAACCGTTTCTGAAACGAATCGCTACTACTACTCTGGCAATGAGTCTTCCGATCGCAGCAGGGATTGTGTGGGCGAGCGGTGTCGTCTTTGGTTCAAAGCTTGAACAGGTGAATAAAATATTGGTTGATCTGAGTACGCTGCCTATGGCGCTGTGCTTGATAGCCAGCTTGTTTCTGTTGTTGGATCGTGAAGCGGCAAGGAAAGTTCTTAAGCCATTTGCCTACACAGGACAAATGGGGTTAACGACATATTTGGGTCAGACAGTCATCATGACCATTCTGATTCCTTTGTTCGGTATTACGGCTATGCCGCTCTCTGCTTGGTTTTTGCTCGCTCTGCCGATCTATGTGTTTCAATTACTCGCAAGCTGGCTGTGGCTGAAGCAATTTAATCGAGGGCCGATGGAAAAGCTGTGGCGTTTCCTGACATATGGACGTAAAAAGAAGGCAGTTCCAGCTCCTGCTAACTGATTGTAAAACGTGATCAAAATCCCGTTTTTCTTCTATTTCCCTTCACGATTATGAATCGATATACTGAAGGGAAAAGAGATGAAAATGGAGTGGTGATGATGACAAAACAACATCCTTTGGCTATCGGCTTGGATGGTATCGCCGTAGCAGAAACAGACCTTAGTTTGGTGGATGGGATTAATGGACTGCTGGTGTACCGTGGTCATTGGGCGCGTGATTTGGCTATTCACCACACATTTGAGGAAGTGGCGCACCTGCTCTGGTTCGGACATTTGCCGAGCGAGCAGGAGTTGAAGGAGTTAAAGGATAAGCTCAAAGCAAACCGTGAGCTGCCGGAGCATGTAAAAGGAATCCTGAAGCTGATCCCGGCAGATGTAGATATGATGAGTGTCCTGCGTACAGGTGTTTCGGCGCTGGGCAGTTCCTCACACGGCTTTCCGCCAACCATCGATGAGGTGATTGCGCTGGCGGCCAAAATGCCAACAATCGTCGCGTATCGCTTTGCTTGTCTGGAGGGCCGCGAGCCGCTGGCACCGAATCCGGAGCTGGATCATACAGCGAACTATCTGTATATGCTCAAAGGCGTAAAGCCGAATGCGGCACATGTACGTGCGCTCGATGCGTACCTGATTTTGACGCAGGAGCATGGCATGAATGCATCCACATTCGCCGGTCGTGTCGTCAGCTCGACCGAGTCCGATCTGATTTCTTCCATTACAGCAGCAATCGGAACCCTGAAAGGGCCTTTGCATGGCGGAGCACCATCTGAAGTGACGGAGATGATCGAGGCGATCGGCACGAAGGAAAATGCAGAGCCGTGGCTGCGCAACAAGCTGGAGAGCGGCGGACGTTTGATGGGCTTCGGACACCGTGTCTATAAAACGGTTGATCCGCGTGCAACTGCTCTGCGCGTCGTTGCATCCGAGCTGTCATCCAACGATCCGTGGTTCGATC
This genomic stretch from Brevibacillus brevis harbors:
- a CDS encoding DUF418 domain-containing protein; the encoded protein is MQQAEPITQKDRIYSIDIVRGLALFGILLVNLPSFIMYSEDVPMPVEAGIDAWIRLSYDLFIQTKFFGIFSFLFGLGFYIFMSRAEQRGQKVFRLFSRRLFAMFAFGVIHIIIWFGDILTVYALLGFLLMPFYRRKSSTILAWAASLGGVYMLTQGVALVQTLNGQEVYPFVASLQTTLIPIFVMFLFGLYAGKRGLIAQIREHKPFLKRIATTTLAMSLPIAAGIVWASGVVFGSKLEQVNKILVDLSTLPMALCLIASLFLLLDREAARKVLKPFAYTGQMGLTTYLGQTVIMTILIPLFGITAMPLSAWFLLALPIYVFQLLASWLWLKQFNRGPMEKLWRFLTYGRKKKAVPAPAN
- a CDS encoding citrate synthase/methylcitrate synthase yields the protein MTKQHPLAIGLDGIAVAETDLSLVDGINGLLVYRGHWARDLAIHHTFEEVAHLLWFGHLPSEQELKELKDKLKANRELPEHVKGILKLIPADVDMMSVLRTGVSALGSSSHGFPPTIDEVIALAAKMPTIVAYRFACLEGREPLAPNPELDHTANYLYMLKGVKPNAAHVRALDAYLILTQEHGMNASTFAGRVVSSTESDLISSITAAIGTLKGPLHGGAPSEVTEMIEAIGTKENAEPWLRNKLESGGRLMGFGHRVYKTVDPRATALRVVASELSSNDPWFDLATHVEKVGLQLLEEYKPGRKLNTNVEFFAAAVMRAVGLDDNLFTPTFAVSRVVGWSAHILEQAGKNRIIRPQSNYIGSMPE
- a CDS encoding metal-dependent hydrolase; amino-acid sequence: MTWKTHMVLGAIAGYCAYPSWKGSVIGATMALVPDIDQANSKLGNLMGPLSKMLQKGFGHRTVTHSWVILFLPFLLFGDSLAAMAGLWGILSHLISDMLVGRIQLLWPLRVGWLGIPVSKSMYRIVDRIVFYVAIVYIVIKGYQ
- a CDS encoding LysR family transcriptional regulator; amino-acid sequence: MDFRVLQTFMVAATTENFHQTAEALFIAQPTVSQHIRQLEKELGIKLFERVGKRVRLTAAGKRYLPHAKGLLQQWHNSMEDLQAWRQGYREKLQLAVSPIIARARFSHLLHRYTKLYPDVDISIKIVDSVEIGPLVQNGQADLGLTRMVPGEFQLSTYLLYEDPIVFAVPHSGGDMEAPLPDWEQEVQSNRLLTHNHPGYWDELLLLLRQRGLSLRTMAVSQVDITKRFIEDGLGVSFLPRTAVDRDLFENRFIELPTPGLVLPKVASYLLVPKAGISEPAQHFMEILHSLYPPMPLVQPGGRT
- a CDS encoding DUF6583 family protein, with the translated sequence METATNVNPPRKSKKKAWLIAGAAAVVVLGGLGTAYAKYDLFKSAKTIYLQAEAESMMKFSSDVSKAYGEYQDYMKPYLEKPVHSTTELSDIALDATIPDPQAQKILDMLGKAKLVMQSNIDEQKNQQSGNLEVHLQDKKLATLEYFMNDSVMGFKLPEFYSKYAYMDLKDRDALKEKLGGEELPKRFVTYSDLYKAINFNQDELKTVMTPYALLYADNIKDSQVSIKKDVSFSEEGLKEDAREITVTFNAQEGAALSKQIAEKAKADQKLFDLIYSRYHNVATLMLDSGYKVEEISKEEFKKNYEQTFDDIIKDTKDTDAKSTEQLRMVVLVNSDHQILSRKLLVDDKEKKDQLVYSSVSYDKGAETYYRYSLHNLSDQQSGEMSLTYKATEEKDKTKGKFSILMKETDQPILDLSTTFETTKQDKKTTGNYDFALVVADEYSSNPVALTGNVTMNETKTDNGVDSDGTVKVKFSNPTPDMPKGFSFKLKSKAEFGKALEIPAMTADNSINFATVTDQQMMEAQQEVMQNADKFMNENAELVQQFMMP
- a CDS encoding cupin produces the protein MKRFRFDQQVGKTIDRYNSVHATISRVMRTPNSVSIGCIHLEAGGIVGYHPAPCPQLFLVVNGEGWVRGEGTERIPIQSGQAAFWITGEGHESGSETGMTAIVIEGDGLDPESFMSLLET